Part of the Sarcophilus harrisii chromosome X, mSarHar1.11, whole genome shotgun sequence genome is shown below.
tttcaaatacggcaactttttaatgtgatttttaaagaaaagaataacaattTTGTAGACCAAGAAATAAGTGCCTTTAATAGAAACTTTTTAGAAGATTCCTTGTCTATATTCTAGTGCTCATTTGCCACATAGACTTTATGAGGTGTGGTAGGGTTCAAGGTACATGGTAGGGTTCAAGCCTGTTGACTTTTTCCTGTGTAATTGGCACGTAGCTGCTTTGCATTGAGGTACTTTGGTTACACTAGTGAGAATGTGATACTGACTGAGGATTTTATTTGTTAAAGGATctgattgaaatatattttcatcttgTCTTTTTAGCTTTTATAATTCATCTGGTGAAGTCAATGAGCAGGCACTGGAGAAGATCATACTGGGCTGTGAAAAGGTATTGGGACTTGCTCCACCTTGGTGCCTCACTCCCTTAATTCTGTCCTTGTTGACTTCTGACAACATTAATTGTCAACATTAGTTTTGCACATATGGCTTCATATTACATATCTCTTTTCACATTTTCCTCCAAAGTAGAATGAAGGGCTGAAAGGCAGTCCAGTCAGGGCTCCAGGGCCTGGAGTCTGTGGGCAATTAAGTCTTTGAGCTTTTCTAAGCTTGTTCCCTCATCTGTATGTCAAATGGAGATAAATGTTGTACCTTAAAGGGTCTTAATGAGGAAAAGCCTCTGCAAACTCTGAGTTGACAGGCCCTTTATCACAGAATTTGGGAGTTAGGTTAGAACTTACAGGGTATTCCAGACCTGAAGGATTCCCCTAGGGGGAGAGCCCTGATCCAGAGCCAGAGGACCTGCTCCAACCCTTCCTCTTGGGGCAATAACTTCACCTCCCTGAGTCTTATTTTCCTCACTTACAAAAGGAGGAGTTTGGGCTGCATGGCTTCTGAAAGAGAATCATTAAGTACTTGTCAAGATTTTGCTTAAATACCTCAAGAGAGGGAAATGACACTGACCCTTATTTAGTAACACAAGgaaacccattccacttttgggtAGCTTTCATTGTTAggaatttttattcttccctccatCAATTTAAAACTGATACTCCTAGTTTTGTCCTTGGAGACTAAGCAGAGCAAATCTGATCCTGTCTCCACAGGTGACTGTGTCCATGTGCCCATCTCACCTTCTTTTGGATAACAATCCCAAGTTCCTTTAGCTGATCCTTAGATGGCATGAACTTAGATGACCCTTTATCATAGTGGCTGTCCTACATTAGGTAGCTAATCGGTGACCTTTCCTAAAATGTCCCAGAACAGAACACTGTTTTTCTTGTCTGATCAGAATAGAGCCTCTCACCTTTCTGCTTCAAAAATTGTATATGAAGAAATGTTTTTGGTTAATTGTAGGGACTTTGTTAAATCGCAGACAGTTTTATCTTTCAATCAGTTgtattaatcccattttaaaaaaatgatcttatTATAAATTAAGCATTTGTTACAGATAAAAAGCCAGAGAGAGTGTCtgtaaaattaataaacaattcATTAATTAGATtagcaaataataaattgataGTCAGTACTCTcttggggaaaatgaaatgataaaaaccATGGAGATTGCTGAATgctcaaatatttaaatacttttggAATCAGTAAGTAATTAAGGAGGGTAGAAAGTGGGGATAGCATTTTAATGAGGATTAGTTTCAGCTCCTTCTACTTGACTTGATCAGCTGCCTCCAAAGGAATCCATCTCCACCTAGACTACAgtataaaatgcatatataaatcCTTGAACTTGTCAACACAAGTTGAtcattatttttgaatattttattatttactttttgtctCATTGTGATActacaattttaaataatagggacatttaagtttgatttttcttccccttaGAACGTGATTGGATGGTACAAATTAAGACATAATTCTGACCCAGTGATTACCTTTCGAGAGAGGATTCTTCACAAAAATTTACAACAGCATCTTTCAAATCAGGGACTCGTTTTTCTCTTACTAACATCAAGCACAGTCACAAAAAGCTGCTCCACTCATAGATTTGATTATGTATTACATAGACTTCAGGAAGGGTAAGTATTGGCACCTAACTGGAATAGCTAGTAAACAGACTTCAGCATGTGTTTTTTCAGTGgtgcttaaatattttatacagatGTTTAAGTCATATAACAGCTTTTGAAACATGGGTTTATGTGATATGAGCCTTTCCCTATTCTATCTGAATTTCCCTGAATATAGTGGTCATAATGATCCCTGGTACCAGTAAAAGGAGTATCATATATCTCCTGTTCatgatattaataatagtacTTCCTCATGTTATACATATGCTTTTTCCATAAAGCATGGAAACTGTTGCCAAAAATGTATGATGtgatagtaatttttttaaagtaatggatAATATCTTAAGCCAAAAATATCTATACCTAATTATAGTTATATTCCATTTTAGATGAGCTGATTCTTGTAAAGTCAATAAAAGTGTCAAAATAATTGACAGCATTGTAGATAAAAATAACTGCTTATAAATTGGATCAGTTTTAGAAGAACAGTTATTTTGGCCAAGTAATAAAGGGTGCTTGTCTACTTCACTTCTGTAGGGTTGTATATTAATGAATGAAATTGAAGATAATAGAATGTTGACTAATTTTTAACCTTGCTTTAAATTCgtattaaaaatgtttgtagactTTTCCATAAAGTACCTTTAGTGGTGGTCAACTTGGCTACGTCAGAACAGCAGACATATAATACTATGCCAGGTCCTTGTAGATCTGCTGGCTTTCTCCGAAGCATCCACACATACAGGTAAGATAGTTCTTCAACCACAAATTCCTCTCCTTACCTATTTCCAATTGtgttattcagttgtgttttCAATTGCACCCAACACtgtgaatccatttggggttttcttggccaagatactggagcagtttgccattttttttttgtccagctcatttcataAGTGAGAAAATTCTGACAAACTGAgtgaagtgccttgcccagaatcacccagctagtaagtggccAGAATTGAACTAAGGGAGAGTCtccctgatttcaggtccagcactGTGTTCAGTTCACCACCTATGTGCTCTAGATTTCAAAGACActaattccctcccccccccaaaaaaaaggatttttgtaTCATTAAATCCCAAAAGGATTTAAACTTGAAATCATTATGGATTTATCTGTCTACAGATTTATGCTCTCCCACTGAGAATCAAGTCTTCAGggcttccttttattcttctgtaATTGCCTACCACATCAATAAATAGATAATTAAGCTTCATTAAGTGGCTCATTTGGATCAGGACATATACTAGAGATACAGTGAAACAATTCCTTTCCTCAAGAAGCTTTATCAtttgatggagagagagagagagagagagagagagagagagagagagagagagagagagagagatatgggtCTGGAGCCTTGCCAGGAGAAACAGCTTGGCCCCCAAACAGTGAAATAGAACACATTAAAGCCCCTTTCCCCTTAGCCAGTTGTCGCCTTGTTGCCAACAGAACCATATTACCCATTTCAacacatttttccttcttccctccgtCTTACAGATGGTCTTCAGTGAGCACACCAGGCTTCTGCTTCTCAGACTTGTTTTATTACTTAATCTCACCTAATTTGAACACCAAATAAAGTAatcaatgtgtattttaaaaggaatagagcCACTGAAACTTGTGGATAAGGAAGTGACATCGTCATACTTATGCTCTGGACATTTCATACTTTCACTTGGGgtataattcttttcctttccctatttcaaCTCTGCCATTTCCCTACAAAAGACTTCACTACCTATGATACTGATAAGATAAAACCCATTCAATATAACCATCATCATTGCCTTCCTTTCGTTCTGAAAGAATGAAgttgtctttctctttaaaaGTTTTACTAATTCTCCTTCATTACATCTAGAGTTCTTGTCCCATCATTGCACATCCTTACTTTTAGAAGTTCAGATTCTGTTGTCTCAACTTCTGCttataaatatgcaaatttacctcatcctaaaaaacaaaacaaaacaaaaaactacattTGTTCCTAAGCAGATCTTCCTCCCATATTAATCCCTCAACAGCTACACATAAAATTTGTGTTCCAGAGTGTGCATCTTTATTTTATACTCCACACAATATTTAATAGATGAATTGTAAATTCATGCTATATGTATAAGAAAACAGTTTATCTTCCACCAACAGTTCAGAAATTTTTGATGAAGATGGAGCTTTAAGAAAGGTACAGAAAATGAATGAACTTTGTGCCACTGTGCAGGAAGAATTAAAGGTAATTATATCAAAACtttaaagactatttttaaatttagaaatcatGCTAGCTCTGCATGTTCAGTATTTCTTCCTGATTAATATATAGCTTTTGTCTAGAGATGTCATCTATCAAAAAATTTACCATATCACAAAACAATTACAGTTTATTGTTGTACATGTACATTGAAGTTTTTTGAGTCAGaaagtttataataataaattcctcaacctataaatttgaattaatagtaatattttattacccACATGGTTGCtaggtaaagaagaaaatttcccTTGCTAATGCTATGGTTAGTGTGTGATACAATTCAGGAAGCAGTTCCCATTTGTAACTGctactcaattctttttttttaatagctttttatttacaagatatatgcataggtaatttttcagcactgacagttgcaaatccttttgttccagctttttccctcaattaccccaccccttcctccaaatggcaggttgaccaatacatgttaaatatgttaaagtagttaaatacaatataagtatacatgtccaaacagttattttgctgtacaaaaagagtccgactttgaaatagtgtccaattagcctgtgaaggaaatcaaaaatgcagatggacaaaaatagagggattgggaattctatgtagtggttcatagtcatctcccagagttcttatcCTGGGTGTACTGCTACTCTATTCTATCCCATACAATTTCTTTTACTTATTATGTTACTAATTAATTATCAATCAGAATGTTTGTATAattaaactaattttcttttgtagGAAATGTGTACTCAAGTATTTGACAGTGAGCAATCACTAGAAAAAGTAATGCAAGATATAAATAAACTAAAAGAAGAACTTGCAGCAAAGAGACCAAAGCCTGTGATATCAGGTAAAAAGACAAGTTAgttattaatcatattttttccCAGCCACCTTTACCTGGCATTTTCCAGTTGAAAAAGCTGTGCCTTCACAAGCAGCCTCTCACTCCcatttacaaagaaaatgaaggctCAGAAAGGGATGGCTTGGGGTCCTGCCATGACCAGTTCTTAAATCCAGAGGCAGCATGCCATGTCTAACTTAGGACACAATCCTTACTTTAACAAGATCATATATACGAAGCAGTCTCTGGTCAGTAGTAATAGAAGAcattttgataaaagaaaaagactctTTCTTCAATTCCAGTCCAAGAAGTCAGTTTTGGCAGATGTAACCCAAGTTTGCTGAATATTCTAAGAAATACATTATTGTGGATAAAATATTGCAATTGAACTCTTAAATCAAATAACCCCCAAAAGACCCTATACCCTCACCTTCTATGCTAGTCTAAACTTTTACTGAATAATgaattgtcttatttgatttatCAGGAAGAAGTGGTGACCTGGGAACAGAggagaatgtttcaatctgtcCAAGTCAGGGACCTCTTCATTCATGTGTTGTTTGTTTGGAAGGCAAACAGACTGCCAGTAAGTGCTGTACTACTGAGCATAATGTCAGTCAAGTGAGCGAATTAACAGAAAGCCCTCATCttgcagaaaaagaaacaaaatgtaaagtTAAGCGTAAATCTCTTGAGGGTGAGAATCCTGACTTTGAGAAAGAAAGACCACTCAAGAAAGTAGAAGTGTCAGAACCTGAAAGTCAGTCCCCTAAAAACGATTGAATGATGGGGAAAAATCAACGACAGACAGTATAGAAACACATGATGACAATTCTGAGAAAGTAAAGAACATCACTCAGTATCCAGTCACCAACTTTCTgaacctttaataaaatttttcttattatccTAACTGACAAAAAGGGAACAGGAGAAAAAAGTTTAATGTTACTAATTGGATAAGTTCTGATAATGTTCTTTAAGTGTTGCTTCatagaaaacattttggaaaactaTTGTTTCCTTAGGAATAtggcattattttaatttttattacactATCCTAAGAGTATGGTAAAAACTACTAGTCATTTCCaaggtttttttattattattatatcttgttGTCAATAAAAGCTTTCACTGAAACTATCAATCTACTTTGTAggtgaaatgttatttttataaaagaaataataaaatttaagcttttcttttttactttgattTAAGAAATACAggtcacactaaaaatttaaattttggaattcaaTTACCCAAATTTTCACTTCATCCAGTTTCTCTGTCAGTACCTTGTCCCTTCCCACTAGTCCCTTACCTCCTTGTTCATGATCATGTTATATATGCCTAGCAGATCATTTCATGCTGATCAAACATGTAGCCCTCAATCTTTGGCCTTCCCCATCAAGATCTTCTGCCTGTGGGAGAAGAGGCTGGCATTTTGAAGATCCCATTACATCTATCTCTTGTCTGACACAACTGAGTATTCCAAAGCCCAAGATTTTCCTCAGTGGTTGTgaaatccttcattttccaatagAAGTTCACCATCACCCACTAAACTCAGACAGCAGCTGTTCAATTTTCTATTAGCTCCGGCTCATCATCCAAGCAGCATTTAAATAGTCCAGAGAGTGAGAATAAGAGATAGTAGCCCCTGCTTGAAGGGAGGAGAGAACTTGCTTTGCAAACTATGAGTTCTAGGGACATAGAGACTTTTGTCTTACCCCGGCCTTTCATGGATGAAAGAGTTGGTAAAAGTCAGTAGTGCCTCAAAGTTCTGGAGCCCTGAGCAGCTGAGATGTtctagggagggaaggagggtagACAATCTCATAGAACTAGGCATGTTAGAGATGTTCAGAGccatctttttctttacttcccaaACTCAGAGAACATCCCTCATGAGAGACAGTGGAGTTGAGTTACACACTATGAAGTTTACTATACTCCTAACATTGTCCCCAGGATATTCCTTCTTTACACATGATCATTTTGGTCCCATTTTAAGAAACAGTACTGGTACAGAAAAAAATCTCTGCGTAGTgacaaagaagagagacagacagacagaaggagacagagacagacaaacagacagggggagagggggaaagggagggacaaggagagagagagtcagagaaaggaagatggaggcagaaagagggagaaggagtgaggaagggaagaaaaggagaaaagcaaaagagggagggaaagaagatgaTCCTGTGTTGTTTTAAATCTGGCCAGTATCTGTGCCCTTCAGAGTTAGTGGTAGAAAGCCAGAAAAGCAGTAtggctaaataaaaaataataaaggttttATCTTTCAGTCAggagctgaaatttaaaaaaatagggaaatatcAAAGTTATATTCTTATGTATTAATGTAATATGCTAGAAAATACAACTGACAGATTGTCTACCCAATGACATACTAAGTGCTAGAGCCAGTACCTGAACCTAGTTCTGACTGCAAGATCATTGCTCTTTCCTCTACAGAATACTGAATTTTATGTGGTAATATATGAACCAAATGAAATCACATGCTAGAGAACATTTATGACTCACTTTCAGTAAAAGGATAAATTTGGAATCATTTTATCCAATAGGGGTGATGGGTGTGCATAAATTTGTTTACACTGTCTTTTAGTAGTACTTCTCACTGGCagatgtttttaaaatacttaagcAGGTTTAAGGACACAATCTTCAAGAAATCTAGCAAAAATAGATTAGAGATTATAGTCTCTCTTGTACaatgtatatggaaatgctcatcTTATTTGGTGTTGACAttcaaaataacattaataaGATAGATTTAAAtgctctatgtatgtgtgtgtgtgtatgtgtgtgtgtatgattataACAAAAAAAGCACACACCCACAAATGAAAGCTCACTGTTGATTACAGACAGAAGTCTGTGCTTTTCAGTCAAGACTTTCTTGTTTTGGACATAAGGCCAAATAAAATTTCCCAGAAGTGCTTTTCAGAGTAAGTTACAGAGTTTAACACAGAACACACTCTGAAGATGAAAAGATAACCTTGAAAAATGTTATGAGTCCTGAGTTCTTGAGCCAAAAAATATCCATAATTtaggcctcagttcccttatttgtTTGTCCTGATGCTGTCTAAAGATCTTCCTTTTCCCTGCTAAAATTCTGGTTGTGTAAGTCTTTGTGTCTGTCACTTTAATGGCCATAATTCAGCAGTAGAAAGTAACCGCCAAGGAATAAATGAAAGCTTATCTTGGCCCCTCCCTAAGCAACAATAATCCCATAGTCTTCTGCTGCTTCTATCAATGCTAGGAGGGCCTGATGGACAGAAACCTCAGTAGTCATGACCGAGTTTGAGGGAATGACAGTCCCTCTTGGGTTAGGTACTTGCTCCTGTGCTAGGGAAACAGCTAAAGGACAAGTTTCTATAGGGTTGCCCCATGTGAGGAAATAAAGCTCTATCAATTCTGTGTGGTTGTAGCTAACACCTAATCATCTCTTAGTCCTGTTTAGAAAGAACCGTATCATTTTGGCTCTAATTACTGTGGcttagtcatttaaaaatcaaaatcgcTATATAAGAAATTATACTCATTTCTAGACAGAAAAGATCAACATTACTTTCTgaagtcagagaaagaactctggcagAGAAATTTGTTGGGATAGGGAACTGAATATGGGGTTATTTTCTAGGTCTTGCTGCCGTTTTCTAAAGCTGTTTTCTTGTTGAAAAACCTTCCTTGATGGTTCCTGCTCAGAAGACTAGGGTTTTGGCTTTCATTTGGcttggtttggttttatttttgtttttgtcttttgcaTGGCACTGGAAATCCAAGTGTGTGGACATTTTCAAAAGGGATGTGACTTTCACAGAGTCAGTAGAAATATTCCCTCTCTGTGTCACATTTCAGATCATCAAATTGCATTAAGAAAAATGGAAGCACTCATCTGGCTATTCTCTCTCACAGCAGTATCCCTGGGAAATTCCTGAAATGATCTCCCACttctagaatctttttttaaacctgAAAAGACACGTTTACTGAAACAATAGCTGACGGCATGAAGTCATGGGGAATAGACTTCCAGGTAGGAAGCTGGAGAGGCAGGGGCATTGTTT
Proteins encoded:
- the LOC100924963 gene encoding BRCA1-A complex subunit Abraxas 1-like — its product is MTEADSQLSDAQVLRTVVIQRYIACIQLFSFYNSSGEVNEQALEKIILGCEKNVIGWYKLRHNSDPVITFRERILHKNLQQHLSNQGLVFLLLTSSTVTKSCSTHRFDYVLHRLQEGLFHKVPLVVVNLATSEQQTYNTMPGPCRSAGFLRSIHTYSSEIFDEDGALRKVQKMNELCATVQEELKEMCTQVFDSEQSLEKVMQDINKLKEELAAKRPKPVISGRSGDLGTEENVSICPSQGPLHSCVVCLEGKQTASKCCTTEHNVSQVSELTESPHLAEKETKCKVKRKSLEGENPDFEKERPLKKVEVSEPESQSPKND